In Fusarium oxysporum Fo47 chromosome XI, complete sequence, the following are encoded in one genomic region:
- a CDS encoding Scytalone dehydratase: protein MVTSRVDPADALQVAAITFDWGDSLDAKDWDRLASIVAPELVVDYTVVTGEKWDAMPAKDFVAMVSDPGFVGDALVDSQHFIGASKYEVLSDGRIVGTHQLRAAHQRYTGPDKKTVEAKGHCHAVMQHTYAKVDGEWKLAGLKPTMYWNEHDFSKIFKGSQ from the exons ATGGTTACTTCAAGAGTCGATCCCGCTG atGCTTTGCAGGTTGCTGCAATTACTTTCGACTGGGGAGACAGCCTCGACGCAAAG GACTGGGATCGCCTGGCCAGCATCGTCGCCCCAGAACTGGTT GTCGATTATACCGTCGTGACGGGTGAAAAGTGGGATGCCATGCCAGCTAAAGACTTTGTCGCCATGGTTTCAGACCCAGGATTTGTTGGCGACGCTCTTGTTGACAGCCAGCATTTTATCGGGGCTTCCAAATATGAAGTTCTCTCAGATGGCCGTATAGTCGGTACTCACCAGCTCCGAGCTGCCCACCAGCGATATACAGGGCCTGATAAGAAGACTGTTGAGGCCAAGGGCCACTGCCATGCTGTTATGCAACATACTTATGCAAAGGTTGATGGCGAATGGAAGTTGGCGGGCTTAAAGCCGACCATGTACTGGAATGAGCATGATTTTTCTAAGATTTTCAAAGGAAGCCAGTAA
- a CDS encoding major facilitator superfamily domain-containing protein — protein MSDRSWCEHSERANEVRSEVQGNNKVSMKSLLLLLSINLVYFVHVANVVGSGALTRDISAVVGGAHDSVWYSEVIAILTALLGIPASQAADLWGRKTILVCLTSCGFFGSLTIAKASSSGTAIAGFAVLGISFGAQPLLHAISSEVVARKYRPWAQGSINVSASLGAIVGLLIGGVLTRHEHHDGFRAYWYMVAGIYAVATVACQFFYNPPPRALEIVLTVSEKMRNLDWVGYGFLTPALVLFCMSLAWSGNPYSWTDAHVLATFLIGVLSGVALIVYETSIKKNGMFHHRLFRDRNFALALGCIFAEGMAFHCGNNYFAFEVSVLFATDNLIIGAQYSMAFIALGISAIVSGIWCSISKALRFPIILAFGFKILFMVLMATVSKSTPQALIWIYPITLGLGLGVCMPALITVAHFATPRELIAITSGLMISIRSLGGSIGLAVFNAIFSNGLSSNLAPKISHAVLPLGFPERELPQLIPALAHNDTVALKQIHGISPEIIHAGVDGLLEAYRVSFRGVWLTTASLCLVASIAGFFLRDPTEKFTSQIDAPIALDTEVVEIEKRTKIPGDSA, from the exons ATGTCTGATAGATCTTGGTGTGAGCATAGCGAAAGGGCCAATGAAGTTAGAAGTGAAGTTCAGGGGAATAATAAGGTGTCTATGAAGAGTTTGCTGTTATTACTT TCGATCAATCTGGTATACTTCGTCCATGTTGCCAATGTCGTTGGATCTGGTGCCTTGACCAGAGACATCTCCGCTGTTGTTGGCGGCGCCCACGATTCTGTCTGGTACAGTGAAGTGATCGCAATCTTGACAGCCCTTCTTGGCAttcctgcttctcaagccGCCGATCTCTGGGGTCGCAAGACGATACTCGTTTGCTTAACGAGCTGTGGCTTTTTCGGGTCTCTCACTATCGCTAAAGCTTCATCTTCCGGTACAGCCATCGCTGGATTTGCCGTTTTAGGCATCTCATTCGGTGCGCAGCCGCTTCTCCATGCCATTTCTTCTGAGGTCGTTGCTCGCAAGTATCGTCCTTGGGCACAGGGCAGTATCAATGTATCAGCTTCTCTGGGAGCCATTGTCGGCCTTTTGATTGGTGGCGTGTTGACTAGACATGAGCATCATGATGGCTTCCGGGCCTACTGGTATATGGTTGCTGGCATATATGCAGTTGCGACAGTCGCATGTCAATTCTTTTACAACCCGCCTCCGAGAGCCTTGGAAATTGTTCTCACCGTATCAGAGAAAATGCGTAACCTGGACTGGGTCGGGTACGGCTTCTTGACTCCTGCGCTTGTCCTCTTCTGCATGTCTCTCGCTTGGAGTGGGAACCCATATTCATGGACAGACGCCCATGTACTGGCCACATTTCTCATTGGTGTACTTTCGGGAGTGGCCCTTATCGTCTATGAGACATCGATCAAAAAGAACGGCATGTTTCATCATCGTCTCTTTCGCGATCGGAACTTTGCACTAGCTTTGGGTTGCATCTTTGCCGAGGGCATGGCATTCCACTGTGGCAACAACTATTTCGCCTTTGAAGTCAGTGTTCTCTTTGCAACCGATAATCTTATCATTGGGGCCCAGTACAGCATGGCCTTCATAGCTCTGGGTATTTCTGCCATCGTGAGCGGTATATGGTGCTCCATCAGTAAGGCTTTGCGTTTCCCGATTATCCTGGCCTTTGGCTTCAAGATCCTGTTTATGGTCCTGATGGCTACTGTCTCCAAGTCCACACCTCAAGCCCTCATCTGGATATACCCCATAACTCTAGGTCTCGGATTGGGTGTTTGCATGCCAGCGCTGATTACAGTAGCTCATTTTGCAACACCTCGAGAATTGATCGCGATTACATCCGGTCTTATGATCTCTATCAGAAGTTTGGGAGGATCTATTGGGTTGGCCGTATTCAACGCTATCTTCTCTAATGGGCTCTCATCCAACTTGGCACCCAAGATATCTCATGCCGTCTTGCCACTTGGCTTCCCCGAAAGGGAGTTGCCTCAACTCATACCCGCCCTTGCCCATAACGATACAGTGGCGCTCAAACAGATTCACGGCATTTCTCCAGAAATAATTCACGCCGGGGTCGATGGCCTTCTGGAAGCTTACCGTGTAAGCTTTCGCGGTGTCTGGTTGACCACTGCGAGTCTATGTCTCGTCGCTAGCATCG CCGGTTTCTTTCTACGCGATCCCACTGAGAAGTTTACTTCCCAGATCGACGCGCCCATTGCACTGGATACAGAGGTTGTAGAGATCGAGAAGAGGACAAAGATTCCAGGCGATTCTGCTTAG
- a CDS encoding aromatic prenyltransferase: MPAASTDHEEGLQSTGESNKPSDLKAKEDGIAFWTKHTKPVLASLLKSVGDYTPEQQAAHLEFLDTYILPSMGRAPTKDRARSLLTPNGSPFETSLNNSDGGNSYVRFCYEPVFPGSDGVTEDPIPRIAEKTGADLRWFNQFAAEFYPSEEDAVILAEKMPKDTIRIPKVFLAFDLKEDKQTMKAYFYPVIKWMTAKKNSDRAGFDLIRRLDPLGPSFGPAIDMIERYQRKLYQDPPLTVVIGIDCVSPEEGARVKIYIEPQSNTWEAVVQHVTLGGQVTDKTTMDGLAVLRDMWHILINEPEDKEFDEKFSKKILENKPDVSGACFSWELRPDQGIPEVKIYVPLNQYFKSDKDATEAMEKVFRKRGWAWGEEGTYQKIVSDAYGSDVIDDTVTTPTEHTFVSFNFSQKKGVYMTTYVAPFVRFP, translated from the exons ATGCCTGCAGCATCAACGGACCACGAAGAAGGTCTTCAAAGCACAGGAGAAAG TAATAAGCCCTCAGatctcaaagccaaagaagatggcatAGCCTTCTGGACGAAACACACCAAACCGGTTCTCGCATCTCTTCTCAAATCCGTTGGAGATTACACTCCCGAACAACAAGCTGCTCATCTCGAGTTCCTTGACACCTATATTCTTCCGAGCATGGGGCGCGCCCCTACAAAAGATCGTGCAAGATCACTTTTGACCCCGAATGGCTCACCATTCGAAACCAGCCTCAACAATAGTGACGGCGGCAATTCATACGTCCGTTTCTGCTACGAACCCGTGTTTCCAGGCTCAGATGGTGTCACTGAAGATCCCATTCCAAGAATTGCCGAGAAGACGGGTGCTGATCTCCGCTGGTTCAATCAGTTTGCCGCCGAATTCTATCCATccgaagaagatgctgtGATTTTAGCGGAGAAGATGCCGAAGGACACTATTCGCATACCTAAGGTGTTTCTGGCCTTTGATCTCAAGGAGGACAAGCAGACTATGAAGGCATATTTCTACCCTGTTATCAAGTGGATGACAGCAAAGAAAAACTCGGATAGAGCTGGATTTGATCTCATCCGACGACTTGATCCCCTTGGTCCATCGTTTGGACCAGCTATCGACATGATCGAGCGGTACCAGAGGAAGTTGTACCAAGACCCACCGCTAACTGTGGTTATTGGTATCGACTGCGTAAGTCCCGAAGAAGGTGCCCGAGTCAAAATCTACATCGAACCTCAGTCCAACACCTGGGAAGCAGTTGTACAGCACGTCACCCTGGGAGGTCAAGTCACAGACAAAACAACAATGGATGGTCTAGCGGTTCTTCGTGATATGTGGCATATCCTCATAAACGAGCCAGAGGACAAGGAATTCGATGAGAAGTTCTCAaagaagatcttggagaATAAGCCTGATGTCAGCGGAGCGTGCTTCAGCTGGGAACTTAGGCCTGATCAAGGCATCCCTGAGGTCAAGATTTATGTGCCTTTGAACCAATACTTCAAGAGCGACAAGGATGCTACCGAAGCAATGGAGAAGGTCTTCCGTAAAAGAGGATGGGCTTGGGGTGAGGAGGGCACATACCAGAAGATTGTGTCGGATGCATA TGGGAGTGATGTCATTGATGATACGGTCACGACACCAACTGAGCATACCTTTGTCTCATTCAACTTCTCACAGAAGAAAGGGGTGTACATGACAACATATGTGGCACCATTTGTGAGGTTTCCTTGA